Part of the Jatrophihabitans sp. GAS493 genome, GGGCCTGGGTACGGGGGGCCTGGGCGCGGGTCTGGGTGGGGCGCGCCGGCGCATCGGTCGGCGGCCGATTCATCGGGGGGCTCCGTCGATCGGGACCGTCGTGGGGGCGGGCGTCGGTGTCGGTGTCGGCGTCGGCGCGGCGACCGCGGCCACCGGAGTACCCCGCAGCGAGACCTTGCCGTTCGGGGCGACGACCAGGAACGCGGGATTGCCGGCCGGCACCATACCCAGCTTGGTCGCCGCGGTGGCCAGCGCACCCGGGGCCTGCGCGGCCGCGACCTGCGCGCTGAGCTGCTGGACCTGGCCGACCAGATCCTGATTGGTCGCCGCCAGCTCGTGCCGGCGCAGCTCATCGGCCGCGGCCGCAGTGTTCAACGCGAGCAGGGCGCATAGGCCTCCGAGCACCAGACCCATGATCAGCAGGACGAATGGCAGCCGACGGGGAGTCGCGGCACCGGCGGCCGGGGTTGACGCGCTCATCATGCGGAGAGCCGAACTCGCTCGGCGGCCCTGAGCCGCACCGATGCCGCCCGGGAGTTCTCCTCGATCTCAGCCTCGGTGGCCGTCTCCCCCCGGGTCAGCAATCGTAGCTGCGGGCCGCTCTGGGCCAGCGTGACCGGCAGGTCGACCGGAGTCGTGTCCCGAGCCAACGCGGCGAAGTGCTGTTTGACGATGCGGTCCTCCAGCGACTGGTAGGAGAGCACCACGATTCGGCCGCCGACGCGCAGGGCCGCGGTGGCGGCCGGGATAGCGCCTTCGACGGCCTCCAACTCCGAGTTCACCTCGATACGCAGCGCCTGGAAGGTTCGCTTGGCCGGATGCCCGCCGGTTCGCCGGGTAGCCGCCGGGATCGCGTCCCGCACCAGCTCGGCCAACCGAGCGGTGGAGTCAAGCGGGGCGACCCTGCGCTCCCGGCCGATCGCCTGGGCGACCCGTAGCGCGAACCGCTCTTCGCCGTACTCGCGCAGGATGCGGGCCAGGTCCGAGA contains:
- a CDS encoding cell division protein FtsL, which gives rise to MMSASTPAAGAATPRRLPFVLLIMGLVLGGLCALLALNTAAAADELRRHELAATNQDLVGQVQQLSAQVAAAQAPGALATAATKLGMVPAGNPAFLVVAPNGKVSLRGTPVAAVAAPTPTPTPTPAPTTVPIDGAPR
- the rsmH gene encoding 16S rRNA (cytosine(1402)-N(4))-methyltransferase RsmH → MSGPTSPPPAVHVPVMLDRVLALLAPALADRPAVVVDATLGLGGHAEALLAAHPQLTLVGLDRDLDALSRSAQRLSPFIGRTHLVHAVYDQMPSVLAELGFEHVDGVLFDLGVSSMQLDQAQRGFAYAQDAPLDMRMDQSQGLTAAEVLNTYPVSDLARILREYGEERFALRVAQAIGRERRVAPLDSTARLAELVRDAIPAATRRTGGHPAKRTFQALRIEVNSELEAVEGAIPAATAALRVGGRIVVLSYQSLEDRIVKQHFAALARDTTPVDLPVTLAQSGPQLRLLTRGETATEAEIEENSRAASVRLRAAERVRLSA